The Drosophila sechellia strain sech25 chromosome 2L, ASM438219v1, whole genome shotgun sequence region TGGGCAGCAGAGCAGCAGGAAAAGCAGCACCAGCCGATCAGCTCGGCCTTTGTGAGCGGATTAGTGGCGAAGAAGCCAGCGAAAAGCCAATTAACAGTGCCCCGGGAAGCTGGGCCGGTGTCCAGTAGCGGATCCCATCCAGCCTTCGACAATTCCGGCTgtgatgcagcagcagctgctgccagCTAACGAGATTCTGGACGCCTTTTGCACCCACCACACGTAACTAGAGCACTCACACCGAcgcaaacacatacacacactcacacacattcGCAGACGGGCCAACTGGCGAACGGGCACACTAGTAGGTGGCCATTGATGCAGTGCAGCCGCTTGCAGGGATTCGGGATCGGTAGGTGAAAGGGACTGGGACAAGCGTGGAGATGATTTGCAAACAGGACGTTCTGCAGTGGTTTGAGAAACTTGAGAGCTACAATCGGATCGAAACGATGTACGCCTTGCTCACCGCCTGCCTGCCATTCGAGCTGCGATTTTTGGGCACGCTCCTCGAGGAGCAGGGCCGTTGCGACTCGGAGACGCTGCGCGGCATGGAGCTGCGGGCGAATAACCCGCATGAGCTGGCCGCAGACATGGTCAACTGCCAGAAGGGCGATCCCACCGACCGGAAGATCCGGCGCAAGATGGCCCTGTATCTGGCGCTGATCCGTGCCTGCAATCGGAACTGCGTCAGTGAGATCTATCGAACGCTGGAATGCTGGGGAGAGTGCGATTTCAGTTGTATTAATGATCAGGACACGCtgttggagctgctgctggtcTACACGATGGCAGCCATCCACCCGGTGTTCTCCATGGAGGAGCAAAAGAAGATTTTTGGCATTCTGGCCAAGATTAAGGAGAACAAGTTGGTGGTAGAGCGATTTGCGCCTCAAATGCAAAGACAGACGCAGGCGCCAGTGCTCCAACATCCTCACCCGCCGTCCCCCCATGACCTGGTGATTCAGCAACAGCCACACGTGATCCACCAAATTCCAGGACCGCAGCAGGCGCCCCCGCACCCGCAACATCCTCAAATGGTGCAGGTATTGCAGACGCCGCAGGGCAATATCCCCATGATCTTTCCCCAGCACTTTCAAAAGGTAAGTCTTCAAATAGAAACCCACGTAAAGTTGATTAACTTAATCTGTTCATCCACAGCTTCTGCCCAGCTCTGATGGAACGCACCAGATCAGTGTCGATGGCATGCCGCACCTGATGCAGCCTAACATCACCATTCCAGCGGACACTAGTGCCATCATCAGCCACCAGAACACGGGATGGACGATGCGCCACTACGTGCCACAACCGCCCCACCAACAGCCCGctctgcagcaacagcagccgcagaGTCTGGACCATCAAGTGCCACCTGCCAGCTCGCCGATGCTGAGTCAGCAATCCTCGCCGTCGAGTAGCCGCACCACGAGTCCTCAGCGGGACCGCTCCCTAATTAACGTTCCACtgcaggcgcagcagcaaccccaccagcagcagcagcagatgagGGGTATGTCCCAGCGACTAGCGGATCAGAAGAACACGCGGCGTCCCTCGGCGGAGACTACCCCGCCGCCAACCACCATTGGCGGCGAGCAGCAGCACGATGtaattattaaacaattaaatgcgttgttgatttatttaaagcaaACTCAAGATTGAAATCAAAAGCAAATTAACTAATATTAGCATTTGCATCCATTGTTTAAGTCGGCCAATCATATTACAAAATACGACAATACTTATACGACAAATGACTTATCTTTACAGAGCATCAACGAAGGCGGAAGCAGTAATTCCAGCGGAACCAGTCTGCACAGACTCATTCGCAACGGTTTTCCGCGTCTAGGACATAATCATCGAGTCAAGGCGAATACATTCATACCacagcaccagcaacaacagcagcagcagcactttcAGAACCCCAACTATAACATGAACGTTATGATGCAGAGTATGAATATAAACGACGATGGCAGTGGATCGATGATGAACTCCATGAACTCCACCAAAAGTGCAGCTACCACGGGTAGTGAATCGGGCAGCTCGAATGGATCCTGTGGTGACCTGTCGCCCTCTGAGACGCCAACACCCACGCAGCTCTCACTGCCAGTACACAATTCGGTGGATGCGGGAATGGGCATGATCACGACCGTACTGCCCACCGGTCTGGGAAACTATCAGGCGAAGCCACACCACTTCAGTtacaagcagcagcagcagcaaatgaaTCTACAGCAGCGGCTAAACGGACGCAATGGGATGGATAAGACCTATCAGCAGGTTTACACAACGGGCACGCCGAGCATCGTTAGCGATGCACAGACCATCAGCAGCGCCAgcctgcagcagcaacagccccAGACCCTTCTCATCAGCCAGTCTCCGGTGAGCACACCCACGACAACGGTGCTCCTGCAGCCGCAACAACCGCCGCCCACAACCTACAACACAAGCTATCCATATCACCAGCGAGGACCCCCGCCGCCACAGCAGACGATATTCCAAGCGCATAGTGCGCCGCCTCCGCAGACGGTGCGTGGTGGCTTCCGTTATCCGATGGGTCCGCCACACAACGGTGAGCTTATCTACCCGACCTTCCACACCAGCCTGGCCTTCCTGCCAATGACAGCGGGAGGCACTCCTACCGCGGTAACGCCTGCACAGCTCCAGAACACAGCGGCCGTGGTCAGTACGAACGCGGTGAGCGTGCAGACGGTGCCTACGCCACAGCAGCAAGTCCCCAGCACGACGCCGTACAGCGCCCTCACTGTCTGCCCCATCACGGGAGCGGGTGGTGGCGGAACCGCGCCAAAAGTGATCTCCTGCTACAACTGTGGATCGCAGACGCACAGCGGGCGGGAATGCCAGGAGGCGTCGATGGAGGATGTGACGCGAAGCGCTAGCTACAAACTGGACTACTCCGAGACGAGCATGGACTCAAACGCCACGGGCGATCACCACAAGGACGTGGGCGGTGTGCAGATCAACTCGACGGCGACTGCGGGGACGGTGACCAGTACGGGGAAATAATACGGAGGGACCGTATATTAACGTACATATATGGATATATTATTACTGCTATATTAATGATTATGCATAATCCTTACCTACTTATACGAATTACCATTTATTATGATTGTGTAGTGCGGAAATCAAATTTCTCGCCTTTGCCACTTCTCTTAGTTCCGTAAGCCTCTCAATTCGCGTTAATTCAATTCGAGGATGGGCAGGCGGCTGCGGTTGCGGCTAAGTCTTGACAACCCTTATCCGTAAATAAGAATGATTTAGGTGCGCCCTGCCATGCCCTGCCCtgccctgccacgcccctcccACACACATAGTCGATAACGAATTTTAGTCATATGCCACTCTTAATATTTCTAACGTTAAGTTGAATGTACAACAGCAATAAGTAATAATCCTAATCCGCGTTCTGCGCTCCGCGTTCCGTAAACTCACTCAATGGGCAGATATGTTACAAATGCCACGATCGAATTAAGCTAAAGAACCATTACGTAAGCCATTACGAGACCACGACGGCGGTCGTAACCATACCGTACCGTAACGTAACGAAACGGAACGAATCGAAACGAGGGGAGGGGATTGGAGTTGCCCAGGAAAACAGAACACACGTAGCATACGGAATAACTagcaaatatattaaaattgaTTATGTGTATAAACAAACGAGCGTAGCAGCACAGTGTGCATAGTTAACCGACTTCTGATTCCAACCGAGCCCTCTGATCTACTAACACCCTGTACTCTAGTTACTCCGCCATCTATTTATTTGCTGCTCCTTTGTTTAAACATGTATTTTTAGCAATGttttttttgtactttatatAAATACCAACATActtatatacacacatatatatattacatatatatatatatatatatattattttaatgcaAACAATCGTATATGATACACTCTTATGTGGATAGGGCGTACGTTACTGCTAAGCACTCTGTCTAATGATTATTTTATGTACTCACAACTTGAACCCCGATGGCAACTGTATATGAACTGGCCAAGTTAGAGAAATAACCGTTAAGGTCACGCCAAAACCTCCCACGGTTGACCACAAAATACAATTGCCTGCCCTTAGTTTCTTATGTATAGACGTTGTTAAAATTTTGTAAAGTCAGCAGACGAACTGCAAGATAATGAAAATAGAAGCAAATGATTTACATGAAATACACACTCTTCTGAGTTTGCTGCTAATGCGTAGGCATGACAaacaattattatatttcattgaaataataaaaacaaattgtttctAAAATTCGAGTAACAAACACAAAGCTACAAGTCGAACTGTTTTACTCCTCTCCTGCACTTTGCCTTTTTGGGTTTTCCTTCCACCTTCGACAGCACCTCTTTCCAACAGGTGGCCATTTAAGAGACTCGCTCGTGCTCTTTGATCGGATTGCTGAAACTCACCCTCTTTTGAATGGCCAAGTCTTCTCTAGGCCTGTACAGTGGGTGCTGTATACCTCGAACggaatatttaattataaaaatttaaacgagCCCACTTTCTGATTACAAATGAATGAATATATCCATTATTCAAGCGggaatacatttaaaaaaaataaaattgagaCTTTGATTATACAGTTTTCTTAGTTCCCTTCGATATCGCGTATATGTATTACTATACTTTTAAAACTTACGAGCTTTAATTCGGTTCACTGAAAGTGTACCACTGTACTTCCACGTCTTGAGTGCAACTCGGATTTGGGCAATACGACCAGCAATCGAAAGACCGAGGATCCCTCAAGCGTGTCCGTCTTTCTGTAACGGCCCAGAGTCATCATAGCCGTAGTTATCGTGTTCGTCTTCAGTTGAGCGGTCGCATTTATCGGGTGCGGATCATACAGTAAAATGTAGGAGTATTACCAAATCCACACAGTTGCCTATTGCCAAATCTCGGCAAGTCCCCTTGGAAGAACTAATAAGTGCAGGCAAATGGTGATATGAATTAGTAAGCTAGTGAATTTAGAaggttttaaaaataatagtgCAGTGGATTACCCCacgaaaacaaatgaaatccGCTGCGATCGCCACTCGATGGGTGTTCGTTGATGCATAGCGAAGTTGGGTCTTTGCCAAGAGCTCGAAGTGAAATAAAAGAAACCCCCGAGAGGGCCGAAAACAATGCTCAAAGCCACGAGGAAGCCAGCGGATCCGTACAAATCGAAGCTAAAAGTTAGTGCCAGCCACAGTGGACCGCATCCACTGCCCGCGGAGGTgacggcggcggaggaggagcaggcggCCACTTTTGGCCAGACATCCCCCCAGAAGCTCAGCCTGAAGGGCAGCCAACTGGGCGGCAGCATCTTGATTGGCAACTACAATGTGAGTTGACTCCACTCCGGCTGTCGGTAACCGACATCCGGCTTCCGGTACTCCATATCCGGCTGGCATGCCTGTACATCTTCCCCAATCGCCGTTTTCTCTTTTCGTCCGCAGTACTTGACCCAGCTGGAGGTATGCGAAAACGAAATGGAGGTCTTGGATCTCAGTTCGCTCGCTCaactggagacgctgaagtgCAGCCGGAACAAGCTGATGGAACTGATCATAAATGCCACCAATTTGCAGACACTTGTCGCCGACCATAATTGTAAGGGGTTCTCTTAGATTGTATTCCTTAAATTAATTGCGTCTACGTCTTTATAATCTGTTGCTTAACGTTAcattttaaacttaaataattCCCAAAAAGTAGCTTTTAttcggacggacggacggaaaTTGATTAGAACTTTATAGGGTTGGATCGACGAAATCTGCTATATGAGTAATGGGTAGAATTTATAACAGGCTTCTATTACTTTTCCCATCTCAATTCTAGACCTGCACAACATATCCACAACGAACACGCATCCAGTTCCGCTGAAGCTGCAGCGCATTGACGTCTCTCACAATAACTTCAGTGAGCTGCCCAACTGGGTCGGAGCATGTGCCTCCTTGACCGCCTTGGATGCTTCACACAATCGCCTTAGCAACGTGGCAGGACTGTTACGCAACTACAGGATAACTGAGCTGGTGTCCTTAGACCTGGCATACAACGATCTGAAGCAGCTGGACCAATTTCCGGAGGGCTTTTCCAGCATCCGGAGTCTTCAATTGCAAAGCAATGAGCTACCGAGTCTTCCGGACAACTTTTTTGCCGTGACCCACGCTCGCCTGGAAACGCTGAATGTCTCCTGCAACAAACTGTCCACCCTGCCACGCTACGAGCAGAATAACCATGCTGCGCTGGTGAATCTATCGCTGGCGGGGAATCACCTGAATGACAGCATCTTTGAGCCCTTGCACAATGCCGCCAAGTTGAGAGTACTCCATCTGGCCTACAATCGCATTGGGGTCCTGCCCGCCGCCTGTGTTCGCAACTGGCCGGAACTGGAGATCCTAGTTTTGTCTGGTAACATGCTGCAACAACTGCCCGAGGAGGTGGCCACTCTAGGTCAGCTCAGGGTGCTACGCTGCTGCAACAATTTGCTCCTCTGCACCCCGCAACTGGCAAAGTTAGCCATGCTGAAGGTCCTTGATCTCTCGCATAATCATCTGGATCGCGTCAATCTGCTGGCATTGGTTCCATCAAGGAATCTGAAGTACCTGGATCTATCGGGGAACTTGCAGTTGCAGGTAAGATATGAGCACCTAAACCCAACTTATGGTTTCAAATGGCACAGCTGTTATTGATCAACTAATATCAATATCCTTCAGGTGGACGAGCAGCAGTTCAAGGTTTGTCAGACCCAAAGCCAGCGCCATTGGAGCCTAATCGATGTGTCCGGGAACAATAGAGCTGCTTTGCCGACAACCAAGATCCGACAGGTGAGTGCCCAACGGAATCAGAATAAGTCCACTGGGCCTTGGACGATGGGATTTGCGGAAACCCCGGGCTCTGGTGATTGCCGGAAGCTTTCAGTTTACCAACTAAGGGCTGCAAACTACGGGGGATCAGATGAGGCTCTGTACGGGATGTTCGAGGCATTGGAGGGTGGCGGTCGGGCCGCCCAGGAGATGGCTCATATGGTGCCCGATCTGatgaagcagcagcagatggtCAAGGACTCGGCTGTCAGGGATTACATGAAGTTTACCCTGCTGGCGGCGCAGCAGCAATGTGGCAGTGTGCGGAGTGCCGCATTGTTCCATCTTACCAGGACACGGGCTCCTTCCAAAGTAAGACCGCTGAAGAGCAAACGATATGTTCTACGCATGGCAAGCACTGGAGGCCTGGACGCCTATCTGATACGACGCACCTCCCAGTTGCGTCTTACCAAAGCGGAAGGCATTCAAAAGGATAACAATTATTCCATGCCAGATCCACATGTGTTAGAGGCAAGTTTTTACCACATCAAATGTTTAGTCCAATCAAATTGAAAGCGGTTCCTTGTTGCAGCTCATTCTCAGCAACGACGACGAGTACTTGGTGGTGGGCAATGCTCACCTCTGGTCAGTGATGGATATTGATCGTGCAGCCCGAGAGATGCGAAAGGAGGAGAACTCCCTGCTTGCGGCCAAGCGACTGGTGGACATTGCTCAAAGCTTTGCTGCGGCGGAGAGTCTCAGTGTAATTGTGGTTCGCTTTCGTCACCTAGGTACGGATGTGGACCACCTGATACGAGAGCTGAAACAAAGTGTACGCAAGAAGCCCCAGCCGATTTCCTTACCTTTGTCCAGTGGATCAGTTTGCAAGCGTACGTGCTGCGACCGGAGCAACGCCTGTCGCCACCGAGCCATTGAACAGGAGCCGCTGGCAGGACGATCCTCGCCAAGTGGGCAGAGTGATCGGGACCTGCTGGCCAAGGATAAGGACGATGAGTTCGTACTGGCACATGCCCGTGTCCTGCAGGAGGAGCAACAGCTTGAGATGCTGGACGAAACAGAGTCGGTATCAGAATCAGTGCTTTCTGAGGAGCAGTTCAAGTGCTGGGAGTACATGCTGGAGCAAAACACCCAGCTGCTGTTCGATAAGGAGCTAAACACCATCTCTAAGTCTTTCACTAAACAACGTACCGTACCCAATGCAATCATGGCAGCTACAGTTCTTCCAGAACGGAATGACTTTACCTCGAATTTAATGCGGACTGTCACCAACAAGTTCATCTCGACCAGCACTCCTCAATTACCCCAACCCATAACGACTTCTGTGCCTCTGGGTTCATATCATCAGGTGAAGCAATCGCCCCAAGGACACTTTGGCAGTGCCCTCTCCTTCCAGCAGGCCCATAGCTACGGCTATAATATATTTGATGCCAAGCCTCGGCCCAAGTTTCACGGAGGCACAGTCAAGCGGGCCACGGGTCCAAATTCAGCCTATTTTGGATCCCTTCAGCGCCTGATGCCCTACAATTTCGAATACGACTTTGCCGTTACCCAGGAGCGGGAGAGAAACATCCTGGACGAAGAGGAGCACGACGATAATGACTTCAACGAGCACGAGAGTAGAATGCGAAAGTACTGGGGAGTGGCCACGACGGAACTTTAGCTTAGGGTTGTCTTTCATCGGGGTATTTACAATAAGTTTAAATGTAAGAAAATATTCGTTAGATAATTCCATTATTAGTTTGATTTAAGACTCTCTAAactatgaaaataaaaaaatatattcgtTACTAAAATCACCGTATTACAAACTGTCGTACCGAAACCCGTTATTACCGTGCAATGTATCGGTATGTATTAAGCTGATCTATCGATTTCCCTCACGTGGTAGCATCGATATGCATTAGCGGCTTTGTACCACGTTTGgcaattgtttatttttgtttacctttaaatattttataaccaTGCACCTGCCGCAACAGAGACCGCACCACGACATCGCTGCGCTGTTCGCGGAAGCACAATCGGATTTCGTGCGGGTCAGCGCTCCAAGTAAATTCCTAAAATACGAATAGCCAGTATTCTATTACTAAATCTGCACAATTATTTCTCAGTGGTGCGCTATAGTAAGCTGGAATTTCGGCGTCTAGTACGTCTGAATGGAGTACAACTAGCGTTTACACCCATGATGATCTCGGACTCCATTAACAACAGCGAAAAAGCCCGCCAGAACGAGTTCTCCACTGGTGCAGATGACCAGCCGCTGATCGCTCAGTTTGCGGCCAAGGATCCTACGGAATTCGTCACATCCGCCCAGCTCATCTACCCATATGTCGATGGCATCGATCTAAACTGCGGATGTCCACAAAGCTGGGCAATGGCGAAGGGCTACGGTTGCGGAATGCTGCGCCAGCCGGAGCTAGTGCATCAAGTGGTTCAGGAAGTGAGGCGCACACTGCCTGGGGATTTCAGTGTCTCGGTGAAGATGCGTCTGCTGGGAGGTGAGGAGTCCTTGCAGCGCACTATCGACTTAGCCCGCCAGTTGGAGCACGCGGGCGTCACCTTTCTAACACTTCACGGTCGGACGCCAGCCCAAAAACACTCAAAGGACACACTAGACATCCCAGCTATGTCCCAGGTGCGCCAGTCCCTTCAGATCCCCCTGATAGTCAACGGCAATGTGGAGAGCTACAGGGATGCTTGCGATATGCATGAACAAACGGGTGCAGCTGGTGTAATGGCTGCTCGAGGCTTGCTTGCTAATCCGGCTCTCTTCAATAGCAGCTATCCAGAGGGCAAAACAACGCCATTGTCCTGTGTACAACAGTGGTTGGATATAGCCTCTGCTGCCAGGGATAACCTGCTGTTTCAGTGCTTTCACCACCACCTCACCTTCATGTATAGCGCTCACATGAAACGAGATCTTCGAGTGCAATTCAACAGTTTGGGTTCCAAAGAACAGGTCGTCGACTTCCTGAAGGAGCACTACAATCTGGAATACAGTGAGGACGACACACCGTCGGCTGACTACACGGATTGCACGTACACCCACTTCACACCGCCCAAG contains the following coding sequences:
- the LOC6621705 gene encoding trithorax group protein osa, with translation MICKQDVLQWFEKLESYNRIETMYALLTACLPFELRFLGTLLEEQGRCDSETLRGMELRANNPHELAADMVNCQKGDPTDRKIRRKMALYLALIRACNRNCVSEIYRTLECWGECDFSCINDQDTLLELLLVYTMAAIHPVFSMEEQKKIFGILAKIKENKLVVERFAPQMQRQTQAPVLQHPHPPSPHDLVIQQQPHVIHQIPGPQQAPPHPQHPQMVQVLQTPQGNIPMIFPQHFQKLLPSSDGTHQISVDGMPHLMQPNITIPADTSAIISHQNTGWTMRHYVPQPPHQQPALQQQQPQSLDHQVPPASSPMLSQQSSPSSSRTTSPQRDRSLINVPLQAQQQPHQQQQQMRGMSQRLADQKNTRRPSAETTPPPTTIGGEQQHDSINEGGSSNSSGTSLHRLIRNGFPRLGHNHRVKANTFIPQHQQQQQQQHFQNPNYNMNVMMQSMNINDDGSGSMMNSMNSTKSAATTGSESGSSNGSCGDLSPSETPTPTQLSLPVHNSVDAGMGMITTVLPTGLGNYQAKPHHFSYKQQQQQMNLQQRLNGRNGMDKTYQQVYTTGTPSIVSDAQTISSASLQQQQPQTLLISQSPVSTPTTTVLLQPQQPPPTTYNTSYPYHQRGPPPPQQTIFQAHSAPPPQTVRGGFRYPMGPPHNGELIYPTFHTSLAFLPMTAGGTPTAVTPAQLQNTAAVVSTNAVSVQTVPTPQQQVPSTTPYSALTVCPITGAGGGGTAPKVISCYNCGSQTHSGRECQEASMEDVTRSASYKLDYSETSMDSNATGDHHKDVGGVQINSTATAGTVTSTGK
- the LOC6614639 gene encoding protein phosphatase PHLPP-like protein gives rise to the protein MLKATRKPADPYKSKLKVSASHSGPHPLPAEVTAAEEEQAATFGQTSPQKLSLKGSQLGGSILIGNYNYLTQLEVCENEMEVLDLSSLAQLETLKCSRNKLMELIINATNLQTLVADHNYLHNISTTNTHPVPLKLQRIDVSHNNFSELPNWVGACASLTALDASHNRLSNVAGLLRNYRITELVSLDLAYNDLKQLDQFPEGFSSIRSLQLQSNELPSLPDNFFAVTHARLETLNVSCNKLSTLPRYEQNNHAALVNLSLAGNHLNDSIFEPLHNAAKLRVLHLAYNRIGVLPAACVRNWPELEILVLSGNMLQQLPEEVATLGQLRVLRCCNNLLLCTPQLAKLAMLKVLDLSHNHLDRVNLLALVPSRNLKYLDLSGNLQLQVDEQQFKVCQTQSQRHWSLIDVSGNNRAALPTTKIRQVSAQRNQNKSTGPWTMGFAETPGSGDCRKLSVYQLRAANYGGSDEALYGMFEALEGGGRAAQEMAHMVPDLMKQQQMVKDSAVRDYMKFTLLAAQQQCGSVRSAALFHLTRTRAPSKVRPLKSKRYVLRMASTGGLDAYLIRRTSQLRLTKAEGIQKDNNYSMPDPHVLELILSNDDEYLVVGNAHLWSVMDIDRAAREMRKEENSLLAAKRLVDIAQSFAAAESLSVIVVRFRHLGTDVDHLIRELKQSVRKKPQPISLPLSSGSVCKRTCCDRSNACRHRAIEQEPLAGRSSPSGQSDRDLLAKDKDDEFVLAHARVLQEEQQLEMLDETESVSESVLSEEQFKCWEYMLEQNTQLLFDKELNTISKSFTKQRTVPNAIMAATVLPERNDFTSNLMRTVTNKFISTSTPQLPQPITTSVPLGSYHQVKQSPQGHFGSALSFQQAHSYGYNIFDAKPRPKFHGGTVKRATGPNSAYFGSLQRLMPYNFEYDFAVTQERERNILDEEEHDDNDFNEHESRMRKYWGVATTEL
- the LOC6614640 gene encoding tRNA-dihydrouridine(20a/20b) synthase [NAD(P)+]-like, producing MHLPQQRPHHDIAALFAEAQSDFVRVSAPMVRYSKLEFRRLVRLNGVQLAFTPMMISDSINNSEKARQNEFSTGADDQPLIAQFAAKDPTEFVTSAQLIYPYVDGIDLNCGCPQSWAMAKGYGCGMLRQPELVHQVVQEVRRTLPGDFSVSVKMRLLGGEESLQRTIDLARQLEHAGVTFLTLHGRTPAQKHSKDTLDIPAMSQVRQSLQIPLIVNGNVESYRDACDMHEQTGAAGVMAARGLLANPALFNSSYPEGKTTPLSCVQQWLDIASAARDNLLFQCFHHHLTFMYSAHMKRDLRVQFNSLGSKEQVVDFLKEHYNLEYSEDDTPSADYTDCTYTHFTPPKHARHIAAESDEQAWSSKSDGKFFTEFRAHQLTGTGGEDLELGGLFGDEE